The following DNA comes from Amycolatopsis albispora.
GCCGCGCACTACGGCGCCGTGGTCCGGACCTCCACCCAGGTGGTGCGCTTCCTGCGTGAGGCCGACCGGATCTCCGGGGTGCGCGTGCGCGACGTCGAGGACGGCCGCGAGACCGACATCCAGGCCAGCGCGGTGATCAACTGCACCGGCGTGTGGACGGACGAACTGCAGCGGCTGTCCGGCAGCCGCGGCCGGTTCCGCGTGCGGGCCAGCAAGGGCGTGCACATCGTGGTGCCGCGCGACCGGATCGTCTCGGAATCGGGCATGATCCTGCGCACCGAGAAGTCGGTGCTCTTTGTCATCCCGTGGCGCAACCACTGGATCGTCGGCACCACCGACACCGACTGGAACCTGGACCTCGCGCACCCGTCGGCCACCAAGCACGACATCGACTACCTGCTCGAACACGTCAACACCGTGCTGGCCACGCCGCTCACGCACGACGACATCGAGGGCGTCTACGCCGGGCTGCGGCCGCTGCTGGCCGGGGAGAGCGAGGAGACCTCGAAGCTCTCGCGCGAGCACGCCGTGGCACGCGTGGCGCCGGGGCTGGTCGCCATCGCCGGCGGCAAGTACACCACCTACCGGGTGATGGCGGCCGACGCCGTCGAGGCCGCGGCCGTCGACCTGCCCGGCCGCCCGCAGCCGTCGATCACCGACAAGGTGCCGCTGCTCGGCGCCGACGGGTACCACGCGCTGGTCAACCAGGCCGACCACCTGGCCGCGCAGCACGGGCTGCACCCGTACCGCGTCCGGCACCTGCTCGACCGGTACGGCTCGCTGGTGCACGAGGTGCTGGCGCTCGGCGAGGGCCGTCCCGAACTGCTCAAGCCGCTCGAAGCGGCGCCCGACTACCTCGGTGTGGAGGCGGTGTACGCGGTCAGCCACGAGGGCGCGCTGCACCTGGAGGACGTGCTCGCCCGGCGCACCCGCATCTCGATCGAGTACCCGCACCGCGGCGTCGACTGCGCGCGGCAGGTGGCGAAGCTGATGGGCGAGGTGCTCGGCTGGTCCGATGCGGAGACCGCCCGCGAGGTCGAGGTGTACATCGCGCGGGTCGAAGCCGAGCGGGACTCGCAGACGCAGCCGAACGACGAGGCCGCCGACGAACGCCGCAACGCCGCGCCCGAGGCACGCGCGAAGCTCACCGAACCGGTCAGCTGACCCACGCCCGAGGACACGAATGTGGCTTTCGGGGCGAAATCCGCCCCGAAAGCCACATTCGTGTTCATCGCAGGCGCTTGCGGTCCAGCTTGCCGATGTGGGTGAGCGGCAGGGACGCGCGGAATTCGACGGTGGCCGGGACGAAGTGCGGCTGCACCAGTTCGGCGGCCACGTGGGCGCGCAGCTCGTCGGCGGTCACCTCACCGTCGGGGACCACCACGGCGTGCAGCACCGGACCGTCCGGAGTGGACCGTCCGACCACGGCCGACTGGCGCACGCGCGGATGCGACACCAGCGCCTCTTCGACGCGCGTCGGGTGGACCTTCGTGCCGTGTTCGCCGGTGACGATCACGTCGTCCGCGCGGCCGTGCAGGTAGAGGTAACCGTCTTCGTCGAAGTGGCCGAGGTCCCCGGTGCGCAGCCAGTCGCCGTCGAGCGGCCGGTCCAGGTAACCGTCCATCAAGGACAGTCCCTGCACCAGCACCTCACCGTCGTCGCCGATGCGGGCGCGCATGCCCGGCACGATCCGGCCGACCGACGCCAGCCGCGCGGGGTGCCCGGCGTACTCGGCGGCGGTGATGGTGGCGATCATCGGCGCCTCGGTCAGGCCGTAACCCTGGCCGACGATCGGGCCGAACACCGCCAGCGCCTGCTCGAGCCGGTGCACCGGCAACGCGCTGGCGCCGAGCGAAACCGCGCGCAGCGAACTGAGGTCCGCCTCGGCGAGCGCGGGGTGGTCGAGCACGGCACCGAGCCGCGCCGGGGTGAGGCTGAACCGGGTGATCCGGTCCGCCGACAACGCGGCGACCACCGCGTCGGGCGAGAAACCGTCGTGCAGCACCACGGTGTCCCCGCAGAGCAGGGCGCCGAGCACCGCCGCGTTGCCGGTGAGGTGCGAAATCGGGGCGACCACCAGGATCCGGTTCGGCCCGGCCGGATCGGGGTGGAACACGTGCACCATGCCCTCGTAGGTGCCCGAGTGCCGGATCAGCTTCGGCGCGCCGGTGGTGCCGCCCGAGGTGAACACGGTTTCGGCGCGGGCCGGGACGGTGATCTCCACCGGTTCCGCGTCCAGCTCGGCCGGGTCCAGCAGCACGGCGTCCGCGGCGTCGAGCGCGGACTTCCGGTCCGACGGCGGTGCGGAGGCGGCGATCAGCAGGACCCGTGCCCCGCGCAGTTGCGCGGCTAGTTGCGCCAGCACGGCATCCGGGTGGTTGCCCGCGGAGATCGCGACCGTCTTGCCGGTCAACGGCGGCATCGCCGCGTGCAGCCGGCGGAGGCGCCGTCCGGCTTCCGCGTAGGTCAGGTCCGAAGTGGAGTGACGGAACAGCACCCGGTCCGCGTACTCGTCGAAGACCTCGAGCACCCGGGTCAGGAAGAAGCTTTGGTCCACACCAGGTCCTTCTCGCCCGCGGTCGGCACCACGGCCTCGCCGATCCGGACGAACCCGCAGCGTTCCGCGATCTTCGCCGACGCCTCGTTGGTTTCGGCGTGCCGGTATTCGACCAGTTTCAGGTCCAGCGCCCCGAACCCGAAGCGGACCGCCGCGTCCACGGCCAGCGTGCCGATGCCCTGCCCGCGCCCGCGCGGGTGCACCCAGATCGCCGCTTCGGCGGTGCCCGCTTCGAGATCGACCTTCTTCAGCCCGACCTCACCGAGCAGGTCACCGGTGGTCGGTTCGGCGATGGCCCACGAGCACCGCGTGCCGTCGGCCCACTCCCGCGCGCGCAGCGCCACGTACTCCCCGGCGGCTTCGAGCGTCTCGATGCGGTAGTTCGGCACGTACCGGCGGTGCACCGGATCGGCGAACGCCTCGACCAGCGCCGGGCGGTCGTCCATCAGGTCGTCCGCGCGCAACTGCCGCAGGTAGTACGCGCCCGCGTTGATCTCCACCGGTTCCACGCGATGAAGATACCGGGCGGATCAGCTCAGCAGGCCCCGCCGGTACGCCTCACCGACCGCCGCCGCGCGGTCGCGCACCTCCAGCTTGGCGTAGATGTGCAGCAGGTGCGTCTTGATGCTGGCCTCGCTGATGAACAGCTTCGCCGCGGCCATCCGGTTGGTGGCGCCGTCGGCGACCAGTTCGAGCACCTCCATCTCGCGCTTGGTCAGCGTGTTCTTCGGCGCGGGCTCGCGCATCTGGCCGAGCAGTTTCACCGCCACCGCCGGCGAAAGCACCGACTCGCCCTTGGCCGCCGCCCGCACCGCGCGCAGCAGTTCCGCGGTCGGCGCGTCCTTGAGCAGGTAGCCGGTGGCCCCGGCTTCGATGGCGGGCAGCACGTCGGATTCGGAGTCGAAGGTGGTCAGCACCAGCACCTTCGCCTTCGGGGCCACCTCGCGGAGTTCGCGGATCGCGGCGACGCCGTCCATGCGGGGCATGCGCAGGTCCATCAGCACCACGTCCGGGGCCAGCGCGCTCGCCAGCACGAGCGCTTCGGCGCCGTCCGCGGCCTCGCCGGCGATCTCCAGATCGGTTTCGCCGACAAACGCGCCACGCAGGCCGTCCCGGACGATCGGGTGGTCGTCCACCAGCAGCAGCCTGATCATGAGGGCTCTCCGTTCGCGGTGGTGATGGCCGGTAGCTGGGCGTTGATCGTGGTGCCTTCGCCGGGTGCGCTCTCGATGGCCAGGGTCCCGGCCACGCGCTGCACCCGCTGGCGCATGCCGGACAGGCCGAACCCGCCGGAATCGGACGGCGTGCCGTTGGCCGCGGGGGTGAAGCCCACCCCGTCGTCACGCACGTCCAGCATCACCAGATCGTCCACATAGGACAGCGTGAGTGCGACGCGGGTGGCCTTCGCGTGCTTGCCCGCGTTGGTCAGCGCCTCCTGCGCGACGCGGTAGAGGGTGACCTCCAGATCCGGCAGCAGCGGGCGCGGGTCGCCGGTGACCTCGACCTTGACCGGGGTGCCGGAGGTGTCGGTCCAGGTGCGGCCGAGTTCGGCCATCGCGTCCGGCAGGCGTGAATCGGCGAGGCGTTCCGGGCGCAGCGCCCGCACCGACCGCCGTGCTTCGGTCAGGTTCTCCCTGGCCAGGGCGTGCACGTTGGCGAGGTGGCGCTGCCGTCGTTCGGGGTCGCCGTCGCTGCGTTCGGCGGCCTGCAACTGGGTGATGATGCCGGCCAGGCCCTGCGCGATGGTGTCGTGGATTTCGCCCGCCATGCGCTGGCGCTCGTCGAGCACGCCGGTTTCCCTGGCCTGGCTGAGCAACTGGGCGTGCAGTCCGGCGTTCTCCTCCAGCGCCGCCTCCAGTTTCGCGTTGGCTTCTTCGAGCTGGGCGTTGGACCGGCGGCGCTTCTCGCTCTCCGAACCGACCACCCAGCCCGCGTAGAGCAGCGGCGCGGCCACCGAGACCAGGGTGACCCAGGTCGGCCCGTCCGTGCCGCCGCGCGCGATCATCGGCAGGATCGCCGTCGCCGCCACGCCGAAGAAGCTCATCCGGGGCGTGAGCAGGCCGAACGCCAGCGGGTAGCCGACCGAGGCGAACACGGCGAACCCGTCGCCGCGCGGGCTCAGCGCGGTGGCCAGCGCGAGAAAACCCAGGTAATAGAGCACCACCAGCGCCGGATCCGAGGAGCGGCGCGGGAACACCCAGTACACCAGCGGCATCCACAGCGCGGCCACGCCGACCAGCACCATCGTGCTCGAAGCGTTGACCGTGCCGGGTGCGGTGAGCACGTGCCAGACCGCCGAGATGGCCAGCCCGGCCAGGCTGACCGCGGCCAGCACACAGCCGGCGCGGCGCTCGCCCCGGCGGTCCAGGTTGCTCGGCAGCACTCCGGCCAACACGCTCACCTCCCGCTTCCCGCGTTTCATCATCGCAGCGGAAAACTGGGTGAAAGGTCGGCGATCCTGCCATTTCCCATCCACCGATCGGTGGATGGAACGCGCCTAACCACTACGGCGGCCGAAGCCGCCGGCCAGCAGCGCGGCGGCCGCGGGCAGCAGGAAGACCGGCCAGAACCCGCGCGCCACGGTGAAGAACAGCACCAGCGCGATCACCGCGGTGATCGGCACCGCCTTCGCGGCCAGAGCCTGCGCGGGGCTGAGCCGGGGCGCGGGCCCGGTGATCGACGGCGTGAACAGCTCACGGCTGAGCACGCTCGGGTGCGGCGCGGGGAGATCCGCGAACAGCGGTTCCAACTCCCCGCGCCGGGTGGCCACGGTGACCTTGGCGGAGCGGTCGGCGAACTCGTCCACGTCGAGCCTGCCGGTGCGGACGTGCTCTTCGAGCGCCTCCAGCGCCTCCTGGCGCTCGGCGTTGCTCAGCCGCATCTCGCCGCTGTCCATACCGACGAGTCTACGGCCGCGCGGCCGGTGCCCTAGTCCTTGATCTCGAGCAGTGCGGTGCCCTGGGAGACGGCGGCGCCGACCTCGGCGGTCAGGCCGGTGACCGTGCCCGACTTGTGCGCGGTGACCGGGTTCTCCATCTTCATCGCTTCCAGCACCACGATCAGCTCGCCCGCCTCGACCTGCTGGCCTTCCTCGACCGCGACCTTGACGATGGTGCCCTGCATGGGCGCGGCCACCGTGTCACCGCTGGCCGCGCTCTTGCCGCCGCCGCTGCGCTTGCGCGGCTTGGCCTTGGCCACCGCACCGCCCGCGGCACCGCCGCCGCCGAGCGCGAGGTTGCCGGGCAGGCTGACCTCCAGCCGCCGCCCGCCGACCTCGACCACCACGTTCTGCCGCGGCTGCTCCTCGTCCTCGACGTCGGCCGGCGCGGTGAACGGCTCGATCTGGTTGTCGAACTCGGTCTCGATCCAGCGGGTGTGCACGCTGAACTGCTTGCCGTCGCCGATGAACGCCGGGTCGCGCACGATCGCGCGGTGGAACGGGATCACCGTGGCCAGGCCCTCGGCGACCAGCTCGTCCAGCGCGCGGCGGCTGCGCTCCAGCGCGTTCTCGCGGTCGGAACCGGTGACGATCAGCTTCGCCAGCATCGAGTCGAACTGCCCGCCGATCACGCTGCCGGACTCCACACCGGAGTCGACGCGGACACCGGGCCCGCTCGGCGCGACGAAGTTGGTCACCGTGCCGGGCGCGGGCAGGAAGTTGCGGCCCGCGTCCTCGCCGTTGATGCGGAACTCGATCGAGTGCCCGCGCGGCTCGGGGTCCTCGGTGAAGCGCAGCTTCTCACCGCGGGCGATGGCGAACTGCTCGCGTACCAGGTCGATGCCGGTGGTCTCCTCGGACACCGGGTGCTCGACCTGCAGCCGGGTGTTGACCTCGAGGAAGGAGATGGTGCCGTCGGTGCCGACCAGGTACTCGACCGTGCCCGCGCCGGAGTAGTGGGCCTCGGCGCAGATGGCCTTGGCCGAGCTGTGGATGGTGGCGCGCTGCTCGTCGGACAGGAAGGGCGCGGGCGCCTCCTCCACCAGCTTCTGGTGCCGCCGCTGCAGCGAGCAGTCACGGGTGCCGACCACGATCACGTTGCCGTGCTGGTCGGCGAGCACCTGCGCCTCGA
Coding sequences within:
- a CDS encoding class I adenylate-forming enzyme family protein; translated protein: MDQSFFLTRVLEVFDEYADRVLFRHSTSDLTYAEAGRRLRRLHAAMPPLTGKTVAISAGNHPDAVLAQLAAQLRGARVLLIAASAPPSDRKSALDAADAVLLDPAELDAEPVEITVPARAETVFTSGGTTGAPKLIRHSGTYEGMVHVFHPDPAGPNRILVVAPISHLTGNAAVLGALLCGDTVVLHDGFSPDAVVAALSADRITRFSLTPARLGAVLDHPALAEADLSSLRAVSLGASALPVHRLEQALAVFGPIVGQGYGLTEAPMIATITAAEYAGHPARLASVGRIVPGMRARIGDDGEVLVQGLSLMDGYLDRPLDGDWLRTGDLGHFDEDGYLYLHGRADDVIVTGEHGTKVHPTRVEEALVSHPRVRQSAVVGRSTPDGPVLHAVVVPDGEVTADELRAHVAAELVQPHFVPATVEFRASLPLTHIGKLDRKRLR
- a CDS encoding response regulator — translated: MIRLLLVDDHPIVRDGLRGAFVGETDLEIAGEAADGAEALVLASALAPDVVLMDLRMPRMDGVAAIRELREVAPKAKVLVLTTFDSESDVLPAIEAGATGYLLKDAPTAELLRAVRAAAKGESVLSPAVAVKLLGQMREPAPKNTLTKREMEVLELVADGATNRMAAAKLFISEASIKTHLLHIYAKLEVRDRAAAVGEAYRRGLLS
- a CDS encoding glycerol-3-phosphate dehydrogenase/oxidase, which gives rise to MLDGEHVEEDAVTDSARGAGQAELGPRTREDSWRRLGSETFDLVVIGGGVVGAGVALDAATRGLRVALVEARDLASGTSSRSSKLFHGGLRYLEQLEFGLVREALRERELMLTRIAPHLVKPVSFLYPLTKRVWERPYTAAGLFMYDTMGGARSVPGQKHLTRAGALRMVPALKRDALIGGIRYFDAQADDARHTMTVARTAAHYGAVVRTSTQVVRFLREADRISGVRVRDVEDGRETDIQASAVINCTGVWTDELQRLSGSRGRFRVRASKGVHIVVPRDRIVSESGMILRTEKSVLFVIPWRNHWIVGTTDTDWNLDLAHPSATKHDIDYLLEHVNTVLATPLTHDDIEGVYAGLRPLLAGESEETSKLSREHAVARVAPGLVAIAGGKYTTYRVMAADAVEAAAVDLPGRPQPSITDKVPLLGADGYHALVNQADHLAAQHGLHPYRVRHLLDRYGSLVHEVLALGEGRPELLKPLEAAPDYLGVEAVYAVSHEGALHLEDVLARRTRISIEYPHRGVDCARQVAKLMGEVLGWSDAETAREVEVYIARVEAERDSQTQPNDEAADERRNAAPEARAKLTEPVS
- a CDS encoding GNAT family N-acetyltransferase, producing MEPVEINAGAYYLRQLRADDLMDDRPALVEAFADPVHRRYVPNYRIETLEAAGEYVALRAREWADGTRCSWAIAEPTTGDLLGEVGLKKVDLEAGTAEAAIWVHPRGRGQGIGTLAVDAAVRFGFGALDLKLVEYRHAETNEASAKIAERCGFVRIGEAVVPTAGEKDLVWTKASS
- a CDS encoding acetyl/propionyl/methylcrotonyl-CoA carboxylase subunit alpha, which produces MPEAASASQGGPVTKVLVANRGEIAVRVIRAAKDAGIASVAVYADPDRDAPHVRLADEAFALGGTTAAESYLVFDKLLDVAARSGADAVHPGYGFLSENADFAQAVLDAGLTWIGPRPQAIRDLGDKVTARHIALKAGAPLVPGTKEPVAGAEEIIAFAEEHGLPVAIKAAFGGGGRGLKVARTIEEIPELFESATREAVAAFGRGECFVERYLDKPRHVEAQVLADQHGNVIVVGTRDCSLQRRHQKLVEEAPAPFLSDEQRATIHSSAKAICAEAHYSGAGTVEYLVGTDGTISFLEVNTRLQVEHPVSEETTGIDLVREQFAIARGEKLRFTEDPEPRGHSIEFRINGEDAGRNFLPAPGTVTNFVAPSGPGVRVDSGVESGSVIGGQFDSMLAKLIVTGSDRENALERSRRALDELVAEGLATVIPFHRAIVRDPAFIGDGKQFSVHTRWIETEFDNQIEPFTAPADVEDEEQPRQNVVVEVGGRRLEVSLPGNLALGGGGAAGGAVAKAKPRKRSGGGKSAASGDTVAAPMQGTIVKVAVEEGQQVEAGELIVVLEAMKMENPVTAHKSGTVTGLTAEVGAAVSQGTALLEIKD
- a CDS encoding sensor histidine kinase, producing MSVLAGVLPSNLDRRGERRAGCVLAAVSLAGLAISAVWHVLTAPGTVNASSTMVLVGVAALWMPLVYWVFPRRSSDPALVVLYYLGFLALATALSPRGDGFAVFASVGYPLAFGLLTPRMSFFGVAATAILPMIARGGTDGPTWVTLVSVAAPLLYAGWVVGSESEKRRRSNAQLEEANAKLEAALEENAGLHAQLLSQARETGVLDERQRMAGEIHDTIAQGLAGIITQLQAAERSDGDPERRQRHLANVHALARENLTEARRSVRALRPERLADSRLPDAMAELGRTWTDTSGTPVKVEVTGDPRPLLPDLEVTLYRVAQEALTNAGKHAKATRVALTLSYVDDLVMLDVRDDGVGFTPAANGTPSDSGGFGLSGMRQRVQRVAGTLAIESAPGEGTTINAQLPAITTANGEPS
- a CDS encoding DUF1707 SHOCT-like domain-containing protein, producing MRLSNAERQEALEALEEHVRTGRLDVDEFADRSAKVTVATRRGELEPLFADLPAPHPSVLSRELFTPSITGPAPRLSPAQALAAKAVPITAVIALVLFFTVARGFWPVFLLPAAAALLAGGFGRRSG